A window of Aerococcus urinae contains these coding sequences:
- the larB gene encoding nickel pincer cofactor biosynthesis protein LarB, whose translation MFDNLGESKVDIDRDHLKGYPEIVYGLHKTAGQIARVMQSLLDHDKPVLVTRVAKEKWEAIGADFPQADYQEAAQTITIGQCEKIPHGKMVILNAGTSDFPVSEEARVTAEWMGCQVTCIYDVGVAGIHRLLSYQEEIRQANVLVVVAGMEGALPSVVSGLVEAPVIAVPTSVGYGANLEGITTLLAMITSCSSGISVVNIDNGFGGAYQGALFLKQISQFVKERG comes from the coding sequence ATGTTTGATAATTTAGGTGAAAGCAAGGTGGATATTGATCGCGATCATTTAAAGGGTTACCCAGAGATTGTCTATGGTTTGCATAAAACTGCAGGACAAATCGCTCGGGTGATGCAGTCTTTACTTGACCACGATAAGCCTGTTTTGGTGACCCGGGTAGCTAAAGAAAAATGGGAGGCTATTGGGGCAGATTTCCCCCAAGCTGACTATCAAGAAGCTGCTCAAACGATTACCATTGGCCAGTGTGAGAAAATTCCTCATGGCAAGATGGTAATCTTAAATGCAGGAACCTCTGACTTCCCCGTATCAGAGGAAGCTCGGGTGACAGCAGAATGGATGGGATGCCAGGTGACCTGCATTTATGATGTTGGCGTGGCCGGTATCCATCGCTTGTTATCTTACCAAGAAGAAATTCGCCAAGCCAACGTGCTCGTAGTGGTTGCAGGGATGGAAGGCGCTTTGCCTAGTGTGGTTTCCGGCCTAGTAGAGGCGCCCGTGATTGCTGTACCAACCTCGGTGGGTTACGGGGCTAACCTAGAAGGTATTACGACGCTCTTAGCCATGATTACTTCTTGTTCTTCCGGGATAAGTGTCGTGAATATCGATAATGGCTTCGGTGGAGCCTACCAAGGAGCCTTATTCTTAAAGCAGATCAGCCAATTTGTTAAGGAGAGAGGTTAA
- a CDS encoding DMT family transporter → MKEENQTANQPAPQKKKKNKKLGNLLLLVVAFLWGSSLTVVKGAQDYVNPNMILAIRFSVAALVLAIIFWKKIRDMTKEDLKSGVSIGVFLFIAYSIQTVGVGYTDPGRSAFLSASYCVLVPFISWIVLKNRPDKFNMIAAAFCIVGIYFVSMAGGAENSVLGQGREAILGDALALLSGLFFASHIVAVTKFSKGKDPYLMTILQFITAAVLSGLTTLFFEDNSNLVIGQRTFLELAYLAIMCTAVALLFQNVGQKYTDETSAALILSLESVFGILIPVALGVETLTVYKTIGFVMIFVAILISETKLSFLFSDSKEE, encoded by the coding sequence ATGAAAGAAGAAAATCAAACTGCTAATCAGCCAGCTCCCCAGAAGAAGAAAAAGAATAAAAAACTCGGTAATCTACTTTTACTGGTTGTTGCCTTTTTATGGGGATCATCACTTACTGTAGTTAAGGGCGCACAGGATTACGTTAATCCAAATATGATTTTAGCGATTCGCTTTTCAGTAGCGGCTTTGGTCTTAGCGATAATCTTTTGGAAAAAAATTCGTGATATGACTAAAGAGGATTTAAAAAGTGGAGTAAGTATTGGGGTTTTTCTCTTCATTGCCTATTCTATCCAGACAGTTGGGGTAGGATATACAGATCCTGGTAGATCAGCTTTTCTGTCCGCTTCCTATTGTGTTTTAGTCCCTTTTATTTCCTGGATCGTTTTAAAAAATCGGCCTGATAAATTTAACATGATTGCTGCAGCATTCTGTATTGTAGGAATTTATTTTGTGTCAATGGCTGGTGGTGCTGAAAATTCAGTGCTGGGTCAAGGACGTGAAGCAATCTTAGGTGATGCTTTGGCCTTACTGAGCGGTCTGTTTTTTGCCTCTCACATTGTAGCGGTTACGAAATTTTCTAAGGGCAAGGATCCTTATTTGATGACTATTCTGCAGTTCATTACTGCAGCAGTCTTATCTGGCTTAACGACCTTGTTCTTTGAAGATAACTCTAATCTGGTGATTGGACAGAGAACTTTCTTAGAGTTGGCTTACTTGGCAATAATGTGTACAGCAGTTGCCCTCCTATTTCAAAATGTTGGGCAGAAATATACTGATGAAACCAGTGCGGCTTTAATTCTTTCTCTAGAATCAGTCTTTGGTATTTTAATTCCAGTGGCTTTAGGGGTTGAGACCCTAACCGTATACAAGACTATCGGTTTCGTAATGATATTTGTTGCGATCTTAATTTCAGAAACTAAACTGAGCTTCTTATTTTCTGATTCAAAAGAAGAATAA
- a CDS encoding AraC family transcriptional regulator — translation MQGPINIQEPSPNNIDDNFIASLDIESDSSPTKALIHKEARFLFILSGKGKIKIQNEVHTMKRGKIISLLPWQISEIIAVDEKVTYYLLIYRFELIEFILKEQLSYANEGQDIVDLLYQQHSIQVDKDDSQVFQRAIHSLRDEIGLRTASINRHTKPLSSMWIVIQLAEIIISYLRQISNNKTQSICSEEIFRYMYLHSSEDISLNKLSEIFFLSKSTISKYIKKLTGLGFYSLLDEMRLSKAQYLLLHTDLSLTQIADTLNFSDKSRLSKLFSQHHGINSSHFKATYKKGDKQIPSRLSPRDLKLINYLYENYAEDITIDQLSKIFDSNPKDINSMLNYFVEDNFSNFLNQLRVNKACDLLIKTDLSIIDIAYQVGFNSSKTLTRNFKRILQISPSAFRKLNPKEQIRY, via the coding sequence ATGCAAGGTCCTATTAATATCCAAGAACCTTCTCCCAATAATATTGATGATAACTTTATTGCATCATTAGATATTGAAAGCGACAGTTCTCCGACAAAGGCATTAATCCATAAAGAAGCTCGTTTTTTATTTATCTTATCCGGCAAAGGAAAAATAAAAATTCAAAACGAAGTTCATACGATGAAAAGAGGCAAGATTATTTCACTCTTACCTTGGCAAATTTCAGAAATAATTGCGGTCGATGAAAAAGTCACTTATTATCTATTAATTTATCGATTTGAACTCATTGAATTTATCTTAAAGGAACAGTTAAGCTATGCAAATGAAGGTCAAGATATCGTTGACTTACTTTATCAACAACATTCAATCCAAGTCGATAAAGATGACAGTCAGGTCTTCCAAAGGGCGATCCATTCCTTAAGAGATGAGATCGGCTTACGCACTGCCTCAATCAATCGGCACACAAAGCCCCTATCTTCAATGTGGATTGTCATCCAATTAGCAGAAATTATCATTTCTTACCTACGACAAATTTCTAACAATAAGACCCAAAGTATTTGTAGCGAAGAAATTTTCCGCTATATGTACCTACACTCTTCTGAAGATATCTCTTTAAATAAGCTCTCAGAAATTTTCTTTCTATCAAAATCGACAATTTCAAAGTATATCAAGAAATTAACTGGTCTAGGCTTCTATAGCCTGCTCGATGAAATGCGTTTATCTAAAGCCCAGTACTTATTACTCCATACCGATCTCAGCTTGACCCAAATTGCTGATACTTTAAACTTTAGTGATAAGTCCCGGCTATCCAAACTATTTAGCCAACACCACGGCATAAATAGTAGCCATTTCAAAGCCACCTATAAAAAAGGAGACAAGCAAATACCTAGCCGCCTAAGCCCGCGAGACCTTAAATTAATCAATTACCTGTATGAAAACTATGCCGAAGATATTACCATTGATCAACTGTCGAAGATATTTGATAGTAACCCTAAAGATATTAATTCTATGCTTAATTATTTTGTTGAAGATAATTTTTCAAATTTCTTGAATCAATTACGCGTCAATAAAGCTTGTGACTTACTTATTAAAACTGACCTAAGCATTATTGATATCGCCTATCAAGTCGGTTTTAATTCCAGCAAGACCCTGACCCGAAATTTTAAAAGGATTTTACAAATATCCCCCAGTGCATTTCGTAAGTTAAATCCTAAAGAACAAATCCGTTATTGA
- the argF gene encoding ornithine carbamoyltransferase has product MAKNFRGKSYLKLIDFTSRDIRHLLDLSKNFKDMKRAGVPHKYLTGKNIVLLFEKTSTRTRCAFEVAGYDLGMGVTFLDANSSQMGHKESIADTARVLGRMYDGIEYRGFSQDVVEELAEYAGVPVWNGLTDEWHPTQMLADMLTVEEHYGHLKGLKFVYMGDARNNMANSLMVVCAKLGVNFVACSPKELAPDPKLVEMCEEIAKENFSTVTVTDNVEEGTKDADVLYTDVWVSMGEPDEVWEERISLLKDYQVNKKAMENAKPTAIFLHCLPAFHDEKTTVGQEIAKKFGLTEMEVSDEVFESEQSYVFEQAENRMHTIKAIVYATLS; this is encoded by the coding sequence ATGGCAAAAAACTTTCGTGGTAAAAGTTATCTAAAATTAATTGATTTCACCAGTCGTGATATTCGTCACTTATTAGATCTTTCAAAGAACTTTAAAGACATGAAGCGAGCTGGCGTTCCTCACAAATACCTAACAGGTAAAAATATTGTTCTCTTGTTTGAAAAAACATCGACACGGACTCGTTGTGCTTTTGAAGTTGCTGGTTATGACCTTGGTATGGGCGTGACTTTCTTAGATGCTAATAGTTCTCAAATGGGACATAAGGAATCCATCGCTGATACCGCCCGTGTGCTTGGCCGTATGTATGATGGGATTGAATACCGTGGCTTTAGCCAAGACGTTGTTGAAGAATTAGCTGAATATGCAGGTGTTCCGGTATGGAACGGATTAACTGATGAATGGCATCCAACCCAAATGTTAGCTGACATGTTAACTGTTGAAGAACATTACGGCCACTTAAAAGGTCTAAAATTTGTATATATGGGCGATGCTCGTAACAATATGGCAAATTCCTTAATGGTTGTCTGTGCTAAATTGGGAGTAAACTTCGTTGCTTGCTCTCCTAAAGAACTTGCTCCAGATCCTAAGTTAGTAGAAATGTGTGAAGAAATTGCTAAAGAAAACTTCTCAACTGTTACTGTGACTGACAATGTTGAAGAAGGCACTAAAGATGCTGATGTTCTTTACACTGACGTATGGGTTTCAATGGGTGAACCAGACGAAGTTTGGGAAGAGAGAATTTCTTTACTAAAAGACTATCAAGTAAATAAAAAAGCCATGGAAAATGCAAAACCAACTGCTATTTTCTTACACTGCTTACCAGCCTTCCACGATGAAAAGACCACAGTCGGCCAAGAAATTGCTAAGAAATTTGGCTTAACTGAAATGGAAGTTAGCGACGAAGTCTTTGAATCTGAACAATCCTATGTCTTTGAACAAGCTGAAAATAGAATGCATACAATTAAAGCTATTGTTTATGCAACATTATCATAA
- a CDS encoding alanine/glycine:cation symporter family protein, translating into MNFIEIITQFTNWVWNWPILIVLITGGLILGYQTRFIQIRHFGYAMKQTFGKMFDSDVGGEGSVSPFQAASAALASSIGAANIVVAPAIIFTAGPGAIVWMWVAGIIGQATKFSEIVLGIKYREVNEEGDYVGGAAYTFKNGIKGNLGKIMGFLVAFFFMLEILPSITVQTISATAPLEQLGLSRPISAAAITVLVVLVVYGGIQRIGQITEKLVPFMAGLYVICGLVVIFMNIQNLPDAISAIFSSAFNPQAAITGGAWGAFLEMFKAGAARGSYSNEAGMGSAAYAHATAVTDHPVRQGLWGIFEVVSTTLMVCTISVLVVMLSGNYKNPALKDIAVERAFNNAFGSIGTVIIAISLFMFVISTVIVIVFYAERLGEYLFGLHFGKLMRFLACFMVLLGGFVTFEGAGVFLDFTLGLVVFVNMIGMIMLSGEVRELTDDFFTNPKYFPGAKKDK; encoded by the coding sequence ATGAATTTTATTGAAATAATTACTCAATTTACCAATTGGGTTTGGAACTGGCCTATATTAATTGTACTTATTACTGGGGGATTAATACTTGGTTACCAAACTCGCTTTATTCAAATTCGACACTTTGGTTATGCAATGAAGCAAACATTTGGCAAAATGTTTGACTCGGATGTAGGTGGTGAAGGTTCAGTAAGTCCCTTCCAAGCAGCATCGGCAGCTTTAGCTTCTTCAATCGGAGCTGCTAACATTGTGGTTGCGCCGGCGATTATATTTACTGCTGGACCTGGTGCAATTGTTTGGATGTGGGTAGCAGGTATTATTGGTCAAGCTACTAAGTTTTCTGAAATTGTTTTGGGGATTAAATATCGGGAAGTTAATGAAGAAGGAGATTATGTCGGGGGTGCAGCCTATACCTTTAAAAATGGTATTAAGGGGAACCTTGGTAAAATCATGGGCTTCCTGGTTGCATTCTTCTTCATGTTAGAAATCTTACCGTCAATCACAGTTCAAACGATTTCTGCTACAGCACCTCTAGAACAATTAGGGCTTTCTCGTCCTATATCTGCTGCTGCGATAACTGTCTTAGTTGTTCTTGTTGTATATGGTGGTATTCAACGGATTGGACAAATTACTGAGAAATTAGTTCCATTTATGGCTGGATTATACGTGATTTGTGGTCTGGTTGTTATTTTTATGAATATTCAGAATTTACCTGATGCTATTTCTGCTATCTTTTCAAGTGCCTTTAACCCACAAGCTGCGATTACTGGTGGTGCTTGGGGAGCATTCTTAGAAATGTTTAAAGCGGGTGCTGCACGCGGTTCCTATTCCAATGAAGCTGGTATGGGTTCAGCTGCTTATGCGCATGCTACTGCTGTTACTGACCACCCTGTACGCCAGGGGCTATGGGGGATCTTTGAAGTTGTTTCTACTACCTTAATGGTATGTACCATTTCTGTTTTAGTAGTTATGCTTTCTGGAAATTATAAGAATCCAGCCCTAAAAGATATTGCTGTTGAAAGAGCCTTTAACAATGCTTTCGGTAGTATAGGTACAGTTATCATAGCTATTTCCTTATTTATGTTTGTTATTTCAACGGTTATCGTTATTGTCTTCTATGCAGAAAGATTAGGTGAATACCTATTCGGACTTCACTTTGGTAAGTTAATGCGTTTCTTGGCTTGCTTTATGGTTCTTCTTGGGGGCTTTGTGACGTTTGAAGGCGCTGGAGTATTCTTAGACTTCACCCTAGGATTAGTAGTCTTTGTTAATATGATAGGGATGATTATGCTCAGTGGTGAAGTCAGAGAATTGACAGATGACTTCTTTACAAACCCT